In Lysobacter lycopersici, a genomic segment contains:
- the ispE gene encoding 4-(cytidine 5'-diphospho)-2-C-methyl-D-erythritol kinase, whose product MNGEAGWSAWPAPAKLNLFLRITGRRADGYHDLQSVFRLLDWGDRLRLRVRDDGEIRRHGASVEGVAEADDLAVRAAKALQQDTNIGKGADIIVEKSIPAGAGFGGGSSDAATVLLALNRLWGLDWDSDRLAALGLALGADVPVFVRGHNAWAEGVGEHLLPLDLPPAWYLLLAPGIHVRTGELFQAPELTRDSAPATISDFVSGAVLDNAFEPVLRRREPAVEAAFAMLARIGRPRLTGTGSGCFVEFATRALAEDALANLPPGSKAWIAAGAARSPMLDALEAKPLQGRRQEA is encoded by the coding sequence GCTGGCTGGTCGGCCTGGCCGGCGCCGGCCAAGCTCAACCTGTTCCTCCGCATCACCGGCCGCCGGGCCGACGGTTACCACGATCTGCAATCGGTGTTCCGGCTGCTGGACTGGGGCGACCGTCTCCGCTTGCGGGTTCGCGACGATGGCGAAATCCGCCGACACGGGGCTTCGGTCGAAGGTGTCGCCGAAGCCGACGATCTCGCCGTTCGTGCGGCGAAAGCCCTGCAGCAGGATACAAATATCGGCAAAGGTGCTGACATCATCGTCGAAAAGTCGATTCCGGCAGGTGCTGGCTTCGGTGGCGGTTCCTCCGATGCCGCGACCGTGCTGCTGGCCCTGAACCGGCTCTGGGGTCTGGACTGGGATTCCGACCGGCTTGCCGCGCTGGGCCTGGCCTTGGGGGCGGACGTCCCGGTGTTCGTACGCGGGCACAACGCCTGGGCCGAGGGGGTTGGCGAACACCTGCTCCCGCTGGACCTGCCGCCGGCCTGGTACCTGCTCCTCGCCCCGGGGATCCACGTCCGCACCGGGGAATTGTTCCAAGCGCCTGAATTGACGCGCGATTCCGCGCCCGCGACAATATCCGACTTCGTTTCGGGAGCAGTGCTCGACAATGCGTTCGAGCCGGTGCTGCGCCGCCGCGAGCCCGCCGTCGAGGCGGCGTTCGCGATGCTGGCGCGGATCGGTCGGCCGCGATTGACGGGCACGGGCAGCGGCTGCTTCGTCGAGTTCGCCACGCGCGCACTTGCCGAAGACGCGCTCGCGAACCTGCCACCGGGCTCGAAGGCCTGGATCGCGGCGGGTGCGGCGCGTTCGCCGATGCTCGACGCACTCGAGGCGAAGCCACTGCAGGGGCGTCGCCAAGAGGCCTAA